From Salvelinus namaycush isolate Seneca chromosome 27, SaNama_1.0, whole genome shotgun sequence, the proteins below share one genomic window:
- the LOC120022202 gene encoding src-like-adapter: MGNVMRGGENRNETNTNCHDSALKGDDDTLVVLHDYPFPDISEPIFRMGEKLRVLSQEGNWWRVRSGQSGRENYIPNNYVAKVYHGWLFEGVERQKAEELLRLPGNRVGSFMIRESTQQKGVYSMSVKHRSIKHYKIYRLENNGWYYISPRLTFQCLEEMVNHYCDSADGLCCVLTGPCLCGTANLLDTTTQPPPVVMRRNNFDWKKVDRKDLISAGAPQGQQNRDTMVSYGVRNSIASYLSLAGAQGPRQQQKNHKKNKSVYVTSHSLSHMDLEEDYDT; the protein is encoded by the exons ATGGGGAATGTGATGAGGGGTGGGGAAAATAGGAACGAAACAAATACAAACTGCCATGACAGCGCACTAAAGG GAGACGACGACACACTTGTCGTTCTCCATGACTATCCTTTTCCAGACATCAGTGAGCCGATCTTCAGGATGGGAGAGAAGCTGAGGGTCTTGTCTCA GGAAGGTAACTGGTGGAGAGTCCGGTCTGGCCAATCAGGAAGGGAGAACTACATCCCTAATAACTATGTTGCCAAAGTCTACCATGG ATGGTTGTTTGAGGGAGTGGAGAGGCAGAAGGCGGAGGAACTACTTCGTCTCCCTGGAAACAGAGTGGGATCCTTCATGATCAGAGAGAGCACACAGCAGAAAG GTGTCTACTCCATGTCTGTAAAGCACAGATCCATCAAGCACTATAAAATCTATCGCTTGGAGAACAACGGCTGGTACTATATCTCTCCTCGTCTGACCTTCCAGTGCCTGGAAGAGATGGTCAACCACTACTGTG ACTCTGCAGATGGGCTGTGCTGTGTTCTCACTGGCCCGTGTCTGTGTGGGACCGCCAACCTCCTCGACACCACCACTCAGCCACCCCCTGTAGTGATGCGCCGCAATAACTTTGACTGGAAGAAAGTAGACAG GAAAGATCTGATCAGTGCAGGGGCTCCCCAGGGGCAGCAGAACAGGGACACCATGGTGAGCTATGGAGTCAGGAACAGCATCGCCTCTTACCTCTCTCTTGCTGGGGCTCAGGGCCCTAGACAGCAGCAGAAGAACCACAAGAAGAATAAATCTGTCTATGTCACCTCCCACAGTCTCAGCCATATGGACCTGGAGGAGGACTATGATACGTAG